TTCCCACTACTACTAGACCGCTGATCGAAAGCCAAGATGGTTGATAAACACTAAAATACAACCATAGGAGTACAAAGGCGAGATGGACAAGCGAAAAAGGAAGGTTTTTAATCCACCGTGAAAGCATCTTTTAGTTTCTCCAGTGTTTTCTCTCCGATTCCTGAAACATTCTTCAGATCATCCACTGATCGAAAAGGACCATTTGCCTCGCGATAGGCGATAATGTCCTGGGCACGTTTCTGGCCAATGCCCGATACGGTCTGGAGCTCTGTCTCTGTCGCTCGATTTAAATTAACCTTGCCTGTTTTTTCTGCTGGCGCTGACGAAGTTGCAGGACTTTCTGAACTTCCAAGTGCTGGAACATCCTCTCCTTCTTTAGCAACATAGATCACTGCTTCATCGGAGAGTTTTTGCGCCAAGTTGACTGATTGGCTATTGGCATCTGCTGTCATCCCACCCGCCTTATGAATGGCATCGTGGACTCTGCTATCTGAGCGCAACTCATAGACACCTGGTTGTTTGACGGCTCCTTTGACATCGACCGTAATGATCTCGGGTGCATCAGACACAGAAGTAGTCGTCTTTTCTTCTTTGGAACTAGTGGTCTGCACCTTTTCTTTGCTCGAAGTTGAACTAGAAGACTGATAAAAATCCGGTATGGTGGATGCACTTGACTGGGGTCGATGAAAAAGAAAATACCCTCCAAGTAAGAGTCCGATAGCAGTAAGAGCTAAAAAGAGCTTATATTCTTTGATTTTTTCGATGATATCCTCCATAAGAAACCTCCTCTCACTTTTATTATTCGTAAAAATAAAAAAAACTGAGAAAAACTCTCAGCTTTTTTACTTATTTTTCCGATGTTTGTCTGGATCCCATACAAAGCTTGCTAGGTAACTAAAGAGCAAGGTCAAGATGCCCATGACTAAGACAAGGGGAATCAAAAGGATTTTTAACAAACGAATCAAGATAAAAGGTTTTGTTGGGGTGTTGATCGCTTGTGCTTCCGCATCCAAGCGGTCAAACTCCTCTTGGATACGGCGGGCAACTTCTGCCACTCCTTCGTCATTCATCTTTTTAATATCCGAGATATCAATGGGATGTCCAAAGTTCATATCAATGCGTTCACCCGTTGCCAACCCTTTCAAGTCTCTTGGACCAGTATAAGTCACTGGCATGATTCGAACCTTCGCCATTTTGGCAATGATGGCAACACCACCTTTGACGTCTTGAGAATGACGGCTTCCACTTGGGAACATAATCAAAGAACGGTTGCTCTTTTTCAACATATTGACAGGATACTTAATGGCTTCTGCTCCTGGATTTTCACGGTCGATCGGAAAAGCCCCACACATACGAATCCACCAGCCAAAAATACGATTGGTGAAGAGTTCTTTTTTAGCCATAAAGATAAACTGCTTTGGCTTGGTCGCAAAGGCCATATAGACAGGATCCCACCAAGTCCGGTGAGGGGATACCAAGATGTAGTTCTCTTCTCGATCTGGAATATTGTCCTTATGATGGTAATGGGCATTCCCATTTAAAACCCACAGAATAAAGGCAACAAGGCCACGTAAATAGGTATAAAACATAGTTGTTCCTCAAATCCATTTCATTCGTCTCTCTACAAGATATTTCATCCTGTAAAAGGTTCTTTCTTATTATACCGTATCCTGATTTTGACCGCAAACCTTTTTTAGATAAAAATTGTCTCAGCGGACCGATTCTAGATAGTCTTTTTCTCAAAAAAATGATATCATATTATCTATGGAAACTATTGATTTAAAGGGCTTGTCCCTCAGTGAAGTCCGCAAGAAAATGGATCGCGGACAAACCAATGATTTTACAACGAATACAAGTACCAGCACCTGGCAAATTATCAAGCGCAACGTCTTCACCTTGTTTAATACCTTAAACTTTGTGATTGCTGTGGCTTTAGCTGCTGTACAGGCTTGGAGCAATATGATCTTTTTCGCAGTCATTTGCTTCAATGCCATTACAGGGATCATGACCGAGATGCGCGCTAAGCGGATGATTGATAAACTTAACCTCATGAGTCGTGAGCTAGTGACTGTCATTCGAGACGGGGAAAAAGATGCGATTCCACCAGAAAAGCTTGTTCTGGGTGATCTAATGCTCTTATCTTCGGGTGAGCAGATCCCTAGTGATGCCGAAGTCATGTCCGGTATCGCAGAAGCCAATGAGGCTATGCTGACTGGTGAGAGTGACCTTGTCTTAAAAGAAGTTGGCGATGAACTGCTTTCTGGTAGTTATATTGCCAGTGGTCAAGTCTATGCCCGTGTCAAGCGAGTTGGAGCAAACAACTATGCCAACAAACTGATGATGGAAGCCAAGACCTTGAAGCCTATCAATTCGCGTATTCTTTATAACTTAGCGAAAATTTCGAGCTTCACTGGTAAAATTATCATCCCATTTGGCCTTGCCCTCTTCTTTGAAGCACTGTTGATCAAGATGCTACCGATCAAGGATTCTGTCGTGAATTCTTCAACAGCTCTCTTGGGAATGTTGCCAAAGGGAATCGCTTTACTGACAGTTACGTCTCTTTTGACAGCGGTGATTAAGCTCGGTATGCGCAAGGTTCTTGTCCAAGAAATGTACTCAGTAGAAACCCTGGCGCGTGTGGATACCTTGTGTCTTGATAAGACCGGCACCATCACTCAAGGGAAGATGACAGTTGAATCTCTCCATAGCTTATCTGATCATTTTTCTGAGGAAACCATCAAAGTTATTCTTTCAGCTTACATGCAAAATAGCGAGGACACCAATCCTACTGCTCAAGCTATTCGCAAGGCTTATGGGGAGTTGGAGCATGCTTATACTGCGGAAAACATTATTCCTTTCTCAAGTGATCGGAAATGGGGAGCCATGCACCTATCCAACCTTGGAACCGTCTTTCTCGGTGCTCCTGAAATGCTCCTTCAAGAAAATCCAGCTGCTGTCGTCGAAGCACAAGCTCGTGGATCACGCGTGCTCGTCTTGGCTCATAGTTCAGAACTGATCAGCATGCAGGAATTGAATCTGCCTGAAAATCTTGAAGGGATTGCGGTTATTGAGATTACAGACCCCATTCGTGAAGGGGCTTCAGATACTCTTGAGTATTTGCGCTCTCAAGGAGTGGATCTCAAAATCATCTCTGGTGACAACCCTGTGACGGTCTCTTATATCGCTCAACAAGCTGGCTTCGAAAATTATGAGAACTACATCGATTGTTCAAAAATTTCTGATGATCAATTAGTGGATCAAGCAGAAGAAACAGCTATCTTTGGGCGCGTGTCCCCTCACCAGAAAAAACTGCTTATCCAAACCTTGAAAGCAGCTGGTCGGACGACTGCTATGACAGGAGATGGGGTCAATGATATTCTTGCTCTTCGCGAAGCAGACTGCTCCATCGTGATGGCTGAAGGAGATCCCGCAACCCGTCAAATTGCCAATATTGTTCTTTTGAACTCTGACTTTAATGACGTTCCAGAAATTCTTTTTGAAGGCCGTCGTGTGGTGAATAACATTGGACGAATCGCTCCAATCTTCTTTATCAAAACGATCTATTCCTTCCTCTTGGCTATCATCTGTATCGCCAGTGCTCTCTTCTTTAACGTCAACTATTTGCTGATTTTCCCTTTCATTCCTATTCAAATCACCCTGATCGACCAATTCGTCGAAGGATTCCCACCATTTGTATTGACCTTTGAACGCAATATCAAACCGGTTGAAAAACACTTCTTGAGACGTTCCCTTCTGTTAGCCTTACCAAGCGCCTTGATGGTCGTCTTTAGTGTCTTGTTTATTCGCCTTTGGGGAGCAAGCCATGGTTGGTCTGCAGCCGATATGTCTACTGTATCCTACTACTTACTTGGATCCATCGGTTTCCTATCCGTTATCCGTGCTTGCCTGCCACTAAATATCTGGCGGGCCCTCCTCATTCTCTTCTCTGTAGTAGGATTCTACGCATCTGCGATCGTGTTGAAAAACTTGATCGAGATTTCCCTCCTTACAGCCACTACTTTCCCAGTTTATCTGGCATTGATGGCCATCTTTACAGGAGTCTTTATCCTCACTACAATTCTCCAAAAATATGAATTTGATTAAAAAAAGTTGAGAGTAAAACTCTCAACTTTTTATGTTTTATCGATCTTTCCCCAAGCCTCTTTTCATGCTATAATAGAGCCATGACAGATATCGAATTAAAAGACGGCGAGCGCGTCAATCAACTTTTTTCAAGTGATGTGAAAATTATACAAAATCGGGAAGTCTTTAGTTACTCCGTGGATAGCGTCCTGCTCTCGCGCTTTCCAAAATTGCCCAAGCGGGGCTTGATCGTAGATCTCTGCGCTGGAAATGGGGCTGTGGGACTCTTTGCAAGCACTCGGACAGAGGCCCAGATCATTGGTGTCGAAATTCAGGAACGTCTAGCGGATATGGCTACCCGCTCCATTGCTCTCAATGGCTTGAACCAGCAAATGTCCATGATCACCGATGACCTCAAGCATTTGCCTCAACACATCAAGGGGAGTAAGGTGGATATCATCCTCTGCAATCCTCCTTATTTCAAGGTAGATGAACATTCCAATCTCAATGAGAGTGAACACTACCTCTTAGCTCGGCATGAAATTACGACCAACTTAGATGAGATTTGCCATGTGGCCCAGCGGGTTCTCAAATCAAATGGCCGCTTTGCGATGGTCCATCGTCCAGATCGCTTTTTAGATATCATTGAAACCATGAAGCGTTACAATCTTGCACCTAAGCGGATCCAGTTTGTCTATCCCAAAGTGACCAAAGAGGCGAATATGTTGTTGATTGAGGCGATCAAGGATGGCTCACTGGATGGTTTAAAAATTCTGCCTCCCCTCTTTATTCACAATGAAGACGGCAGCTATACAGACGAGATTCATGAGATCTACTATGGAAACTAAGGCTTACATGTATGTCCTAGAGTGTGCGGATGGCTCCCTCTACACTGGCTACACCACGGATGTCGAAAAACGCCTAAAGACTCACAATGCTGGAAAAGGCGCCAAATACACACGGGCTCGCCTCCCCGTTAAACTTCTTTATCAAGAATCCTATCCAGATAAACCCTCTGCTATGTCTGCCGAGGCTCTCTTTAAAAAGAAATCCCGCCAAGCAAAGCTAAACTATATCAAAAAGAACCGTCGGACTCCATAGTCCAACGGTTTTTCATTTACAAAATGGTGATACGGTACTGGTGACTCCGTGTCTCTTGAGGAGCCAACTGGATCACACCCTTTTTATCTTCGAAGAAATCTCCCTCTTCTGCAGATGTGGAAATACCCGTCCAAGGCTCTAAGGCAATGAAAGGGCCCTTGTTATTGGTAGACCAAAGGACGAGATTCTCAAAATCTGCAAAGTCAAATTCCAAACCTTTACCGGATTTTTTCGAGAGGAGCTGCACAGATTTGGAGGCTAATTGATCTAAAATAATGGCGTCTTTTTCAAACAGTTCATGGCGCAAAGGTAGGCTACGACTATGGTCTAAAAATGGCGTCCGCTGCAGGCGATCAACCAAACCGGTTTCTGTGAACAAGAGAGGAACGCTACAGCTTTCTTCTTTTTCAAAAATCAACTCGTAGTCTTCATAGTCTTCATCTGCTAAAAGGGGACAACGAAAGGCTGGATGCCCTCCAATGAAATAAGGCATGACTTGATCTGACTCTAGATTTTGCACGCGATAGGTGATGGTGATTTCTTTCCCTTTCAATTCATAAGCGATTTCCACTCGAAAATGGTAGGGATAATTTTGTAAGCTTTCGTCGTTAGAGCTGATTTCAAAGACAAGACGATGGTCTGTTTGTTCTTTGAGTTCAAACTCTCTCTTGCGAATAAGGCCGTGTCTTGGAAGCTGGC
The DNA window shown above is from Streptococcus sp. S1 and carries:
- a CDS encoding helix-hairpin-helix domain-containing protein, with translation MEDIIEKIKEYKLFLALTAIGLLLGGYFLFHRPQSSASTIPDFYQSSSSTSSKEKVQTTSSKEEKTTTSVSDAPEIITVDVKGAVKQPGVYELRSDSRVHDAIHKAGGMTADANSQSVNLAQKLSDEAVIYVAKEGEDVPALGSSESPATSSAPAEKTGKVNLNRATETELQTVSGIGQKRAQDIIAYREANGPFRSVDDLKNVSGIGEKTLEKLKDAFTVD
- a CDS encoding lysophospholipid acyltransferase family protein, which codes for MFYTYLRGLVAFILWVLNGNAHYHHKDNIPDREENYILVSPHRTWWDPVYMAFATKPKQFIFMAKKELFTNRIFGWWIRMCGAFPIDRENPGAEAIKYPVNMLKKSNRSLIMFPSGSRHSQDVKGGVAIIAKMAKVRIMPVTYTGPRDLKGLATGERIDMNFGHPIDISDIKKMNDEGVAEVARRIQEEFDRLDAEAQAINTPTKPFILIRLLKILLIPLVLVMGILTLLFSYLASFVWDPDKHRKNK
- a CDS encoding cation-translocating P-type ATPase; protein product: METIDLKGLSLSEVRKKMDRGQTNDFTTNTSTSTWQIIKRNVFTLFNTLNFVIAVALAAVQAWSNMIFFAVICFNAITGIMTEMRAKRMIDKLNLMSRELVTVIRDGEKDAIPPEKLVLGDLMLLSSGEQIPSDAEVMSGIAEANEAMLTGESDLVLKEVGDELLSGSYIASGQVYARVKRVGANNYANKLMMEAKTLKPINSRILYNLAKISSFTGKIIIPFGLALFFEALLIKMLPIKDSVVNSSTALLGMLPKGIALLTVTSLLTAVIKLGMRKVLVQEMYSVETLARVDTLCLDKTGTITQGKMTVESLHSLSDHFSEETIKVILSAYMQNSEDTNPTAQAIRKAYGELEHAYTAENIIPFSSDRKWGAMHLSNLGTVFLGAPEMLLQENPAAVVEAQARGSRVLVLAHSSELISMQELNLPENLEGIAVIEITDPIREGASDTLEYLRSQGVDLKIISGDNPVTVSYIAQQAGFENYENYIDCSKISDDQLVDQAEETAIFGRVSPHQKKLLIQTLKAAGRTTAMTGDGVNDILALREADCSIVMAEGDPATRQIANIVLLNSDFNDVPEILFEGRRVVNNIGRIAPIFFIKTIYSFLLAIICIASALFFNVNYLLIFPFIPIQITLIDQFVEGFPPFVLTFERNIKPVEKHFLRRSLLLALPSALMVVFSVLFIRLWGASHGWSAADMSTVSYYLLGSIGFLSVIRACLPLNIWRALLILFSVVGFYASAIVLKNLIEISLLTATTFPVYLALMAIFTGVFILTTILQKYEFD
- a CDS encoding tRNA1(Val) (adenine(37)-N6)-methyltransferase, with product MTDIELKDGERVNQLFSSDVKIIQNREVFSYSVDSVLLSRFPKLPKRGLIVDLCAGNGAVGLFASTRTEAQIIGVEIQERLADMATRSIALNGLNQQMSMITDDLKHLPQHIKGSKVDIILCNPPYFKVDEHSNLNESEHYLLARHEITTNLDEICHVAQRVLKSNGRFAMVHRPDRFLDIIETMKRYNLAPKRIQFVYPKVTKEANMLLIEAIKDGSLDGLKILPPLFIHNEDGSYTDEIHEIYYGN
- a CDS encoding GIY-YIG nuclease family protein, which translates into the protein METKAYMYVLECADGSLYTGYTTDVEKRLKTHNAGKGAKYTRARLPVKLLYQESYPDKPSAMSAEALFKKKSRQAKLNYIKKNRRTP
- a CDS encoding aldose 1-epimerase family protein, which produces MVIALKNDDLELQFKTFGGELSSIRSKEGIEYLWQGDPEYWSGQAPVLFPICGSVRNGQVQYHLKDGVKTGQLPRHGLIRKREFELKEQTDHRLVFEISSNDESLQNYPYHFRVEIAYELKGKEITITYRVQNLESDQVMPYFIGGHPAFRCPLLADEDYEDYELIFEKEESCSVPLLFTETGLVDRLQRTPFLDHSRSLPLRHELFEKDAIILDQLASKSVQLLSKKSGKGLEFDFADFENLVLWSTNNKGPFIALEPWTGISTSAEEGDFFEDKKGVIQLAPQETRSHQYRITIL